The following coding sequences lie in one Schistocerca serialis cubense isolate TAMUIC-IGC-003099 chromosome 12, iqSchSeri2.2, whole genome shotgun sequence genomic window:
- the LOC126428391 gene encoding uncharacterized protein LOC126428391 — protein sequence MATTADVDDCAGLGTDPCAADCAGMATGAANYDYGEIDPGAVLLMTLLEKVLVLCSNGHTCSLSPCAVMSAGASDDSSGVGIGAGDNDCVGMASGAGDDDCNGFCTGACSGDSSGMATGASSDDCAGLGTGAGDDDCAVLGDDYGEMVSGAADDICADLATGACDDSAGIATDPGDDDSYRIATGVVVAH from the exons ATGGCTACTACTGCTGATGTTGATGACTGTGCTGGATTGGGTACTGATCCCTGTGCTGCTGACTGTGCTGGAATGGCTACTGGTGCTGCGAATTATGACTATGGTGAAATAGATCCTGGTGCTG TGCTGTTGATGACCTTGCTTGAAAAAGTATTAGTGCTGTGTTCTAATGGCCACACATGCTCGTTGTCACCATGTGCTGTAATGTCTGCTGGAGCTAGTGATGACAGTTCTGGGGTGGGTATTGGTGCTGGTGATAATGATTGTGTTGGAATGGCTTCTGGTGCTGGTGATGATGACTGCAATGGATTTTGTACTGGTGCTTGTAGTGGTGACAGTTCTGGAATGGCTACTGGTGCTAGCAGTGATGACTGTGCTGGACTGGGTACTGGTGCTGGTGATGATGACTGTGCTGTATTGG GTGATGATTATGGTGAAATGGTTAGTGGTGCTGCTGATGATATCTGTGCTGATTTGGCTACTGGTGCTTGTGATGACAGTGCTGGAATAGCTACTGATCCTGGTGATGATGACAGTTATAGAATAGCTACTGGTGTTGTTGTTGCTCACTGA